In one window of Candidatus Sulfuricurvum sp. RIFRC-1 DNA:
- the lspA gene encoding signal peptidase II, producing MVRSIVILLLVMSSALLIDQAIKSIFLGGFRLYSPYIDLILVFNKGVAFSMFAFLEGALKWIQLVLLAGVIGYTLWLKRTCYLIPVGILAGAGFSNVADRFMHGGVVDYVYWHYGFNFAVFNAADVMIDIAVVWLLILNFRPQSCKG from the coding sequence AGTGCTTTGCTCATCGATCAAGCGATAAAATCGATTTTTTTAGGCGGGTTTCGACTTTATTCTCCCTATATCGATCTGATTTTAGTTTTTAATAAAGGGGTTGCTTTTTCAATGTTTGCTTTTTTAGAGGGAGCATTGAAATGGATACAGCTCGTTTTATTAGCCGGTGTCATCGGCTATACTCTCTGGCTGAAAAGAACATGCTACCTGATCCCTGTCGGTATTTTGGCAGGTGCAGGATTCTCGAATGTAGCAGATCGTTTTATGCATGGCGGTGTTGTTGATTATGTTTATTGGCATTACGGATTTAATTTTGCCGTTTTTAACGCAGCCGATGTGATGATCGATATTGCCGTAGTATGGTTATTGATTTTAAACTTCCGACCGCAGTCGTGTAAGGGTTAA
- the thyX gene encoding FAD-dependent thymidylate synthase, with protein sequence MKVTLHHYTPLVICSDAIRTCWQSFDKSDNGGEADRALIDRVGNKFKHASTLEHLVYNFYLEGISRALLQELARHRMASLSVKSTRYTLKELKDEAPYAIDDIERASKYLVMSGVEMVDQMSIRALENLRLVLVEGISNDRAKYCLPESYKTELTWTINARSLQNFISLRSDKAALWEIRDLANVIYNTLPIEHRYLFENSLKEEH encoded by the coding sequence ATGAAAGTAACCCTGCACCACTATACACCTCTTGTAATCTGTTCCGATGCCATCCGTACGTGTTGGCAAAGCTTTGACAAAAGCGACAACGGAGGGGAAGCTGACCGTGCCCTTATCGATCGTGTCGGAAATAAATTCAAACACGCATCTACACTGGAGCATCTCGTCTATAATTTTTATTTAGAAGGGATTAGCCGTGCATTGCTCCAAGAGCTCGCACGTCACCGCATGGCGAGTCTCTCGGTTAAAAGTACCCGCTACACCCTCAAAGAGTTGAAAGATGAAGCCCCCTATGCTATTGATGATATCGAGCGGGCTTCAAAATATTTAGTTATGAGCGGTGTAGAGATGGTTGATCAAATGAGCATCAGAGCGCTCGAAAACCTCCGACTGGTACTCGTAGAAGGGATAAGTAACGATCGTGCCAAATACTGCCTTCCTGAGAGTTACAAAACAGAATTAACATGGACAATAAATGCACGAAGTCTACAGAACTTTATTTCGCTTCGTAGCGATAAAGCCGCACTTTGGGAAATCCGCGATTTAGCCAACGTGATCTATAACACTTTACCGATTGAACACCGCTATTTATTCGAAAATTCACTCAAAGAGGAACATTAA
- the infC gene encoding translation initiation factor IF-3, giving the protein MNEDIRVPEVRCVVDGGEALGIITIQEAMAKANELGLDLVLISPDAKPPVAKIMDYGKFHYQEEKKKKEARKKQTKVEVKEIKLSVKIAENDVSYKVKHAREFLEEGKHVHFRVFLRGREMAHPEAAVAVLQRVWPMVEDIGMMYKTPAMEGRYCNMMIHPIKKEDKK; this is encoded by the coding sequence ATGAACGAGGATATCCGCGTTCCTGAGGTACGTTGTGTAGTAGATGGTGGTGAAGCATTAGGGATCATTACGATTCAAGAGGCTATGGCTAAAGCCAACGAACTGGGGCTTGACCTCGTATTGATCTCTCCGGATGCGAAACCGCCGGTTGCAAAGATCATGGACTACGGTAAGTTTCATTATCAAGAAGAGAAAAAGAAAAAAGAGGCACGCAAAAAGCAGACCAAAGTTGAAGTCAAAGAGATCAAACTTTCGGTCAAAATCGCTGAAAATGATGTTAGCTATAAAGTAAAACATGCGCGTGAATTCCTCGAAGAGGGGAAACATGTCCATTTCCGTGTATTCTTACGCGGTCGTGAGATGGCACACCCTGAAGCTGCTGTTGCGGTTTTACAGCGTGTTTGGCCGATGGTTGAAGATATCGGTATGATGTATAAAACACCTGCTATGGAAGGGCGTTATTGCAATATGATGATCCATCCAATCAAAAAAGAAGATAAAAAATAA
- the rplT gene encoding 50S ribosomal protein L20: MPRVKTGVVRRRRHKKVLKLARGFYSARHKHFRKAKEQLERSLVYAFRDRKQKKREFRKLWIIRINAACRLNGMSYSVFMNGLKRANIELDRKILADFAMNDAAAFTALTAQAKAAL, translated from the coding sequence ATGCCAAGAGTAAAAACTGGTGTCGTAAGACGCAGACGTCATAAAAAAGTATTGAAACTCGCACGTGGTTTCTACAGTGCACGCCACAAACATTTCCGTAAAGCGAAAGAGCAACTCGAGCGCTCACTCGTATACGCGTTTCGTGATCGTAAACAGAAAAAACGTGAATTCCGCAAATTGTGGATTATCCGTATCAATGCGGCATGCCGCCTAAACGGAATGAGCTATTCAGTATTCATGAACGGCCTTAAACGTGCCAACATCGAACTTGATCGCAAAATCCTTGCTGATTTCGCTATGAACGACGCAGCGGCATTTACTGCCCTCACCGCTCAAGCTAAAGCAGCGCTGTAA
- the thrS gene encoding threonine--tRNA ligase, whose product MDIIALKHDDQIIDLQTAEALGITGEEIVYDNSPDSLEVLRHSCAHLMAEAIKALYTDAKFFVGPTVKEGFYYDFKVNETLNEEDLKTIEKKMLDIAKGKEKITRYEITKEEARVKFANDHLKQAVMDRIPSETVTIYKQGEFEDLCRGPHLPSVGLIRYFKLTKISGAYLGGDSKNEMLTRIYGIAFADKESLKAYLDQMAEAEKRDHRKIGAEMKLFTFREEVGAGFPIWLPAGARMRSRLEQLLFKAHRKRGYEPVRGPEMLRSDLWKVSGHYQNYGENMYFTHIDELEFGVKPMNCVGHIKVYEHDLHSYRDLPLKYFEYGVVHRHEMTGALHGLFRVREFTQDDAHIFCTTDQIEQQIIEVVDFVDKIMKTFEFNYKMMISTKPEKAVGDDAVWEISTNALKNAMDKNNLTYEIDEGGGAFYGPKIDIKITDAIGREWQCGTIQLDFNLPARFELEYNGEENVKIQPVMIHRAILGSFERFVGILTEHYAGEFPMFIAPTQVAIVPIAPSHEAYARELADKLIDLGADFEIFDKNESLNKRIRTAEKGRVPMIIVLGDEEVNNKSIAVRDRRSREQYNLSEENFLAMVKQKINEVHF is encoded by the coding sequence ATGGATATTATTGCACTCAAGCATGATGATCAAATAATCGATTTACAAACGGCAGAAGCACTTGGAATTACGGGTGAAGAGATCGTTTACGACAACTCTCCCGATTCTCTCGAAGTTCTTCGCCACTCATGTGCGCACTTGATGGCTGAAGCGATCAAGGCACTCTATACCGATGCAAAATTTTTCGTCGGACCGACGGTAAAAGAGGGTTTTTATTACGATTTCAAAGTAAACGAAACGCTCAATGAAGAAGACTTGAAAACGATCGAAAAAAAGATGCTCGACATTGCCAAAGGCAAAGAGAAGATCACCCGTTACGAAATTACCAAAGAGGAAGCTCGCGTTAAATTCGCAAACGACCATTTGAAACAAGCGGTTATGGATCGTATCCCGTCCGAAACCGTAACGATCTATAAGCAAGGTGAATTCGAAGACCTTTGCCGTGGGCCTCACTTGCCGAGTGTCGGTTTGATCCGTTATTTTAAGCTTACCAAAATCTCCGGTGCGTATCTCGGAGGCGACAGTAAAAACGAAATGTTGACCCGTATCTACGGTATCGCGTTTGCTGACAAAGAGTCACTCAAAGCGTATCTTGATCAAATGGCGGAAGCCGAAAAACGCGACCACCGCAAAATCGGTGCCGAGATGAAACTTTTCACTTTCCGTGAAGAGGTCGGTGCGGGATTCCCGATCTGGCTCCCTGCGGGTGCGCGTATGCGTTCACGTTTGGAACAACTCCTTTTCAAAGCCCACCGCAAGCGCGGCTATGAGCCGGTACGCGGTCCAGAGATGTTGCGTAGCGATCTATGGAAAGTATCGGGTCACTATCAAAACTACGGTGAAAACATGTATTTCACCCATATCGACGAGTTGGAGTTCGGGGTTAAACCGATGAACTGTGTTGGTCATATCAAAGTGTACGAACATGATTTGCATTCGTACCGTGACCTTCCCCTCAAATATTTCGAATACGGGGTGGTACACCGCCATGAAATGACGGGAGCGCTTCACGGGTTGTTCCGTGTTCGTGAGTTTACCCAAGACGACGCACATATTTTCTGTACGACCGATCAGATCGAACAGCAAATTATCGAAGTTGTCGATTTCGTTGATAAGATCATGAAAACATTTGAGTTTAACTACAAAATGATGATCTCGACCAAGCCTGAAAAAGCGGTCGGTGATGACGCTGTTTGGGAGATTTCAACCAACGCACTCAAGAACGCGATGGATAAAAACAACCTCACCTATGAGATCGATGAGGGGGGCGGAGCGTTTTACGGTCCTAAAATTGATATCAAAATTACCGATGCTATCGGACGTGAATGGCAGTGCGGAACGATCCAGCTCGATTTCAATCTTCCGGCGCGGTTTGAGCTCGAATACAACGGCGAAGAGAATGTTAAAATTCAACCTGTAATGATTCACCGCGCAATTTTAGGTTCTTTTGAGCGATTTGTTGGTATATTGACGGAGCATTACGCTGGGGAGTTCCCGATGTTTATCGCTCCGACGCAGGTTGCAATCGTTCCGATTGCCCCTTCACACGAAGCATACGCACGTGAATTGGCCGATAAATTGATCGATTTGGGTGCCGATTTTGAGATTTTCGATAAAAATGAAAGTCTTAATAAACGTATCCGTACAGCGGAAAAAGGTCGTGTACCGATGATCATCGTTTTAGGCGATGAAGAGGTAAACAACAAAAGCATTGCAGTGCGTGATCGCAGGTCACGTGAGCAATACAACCTAAGCGAAGAAAATTTCCTCGCAATGGTTAAACAAAAAATTAATGAGGTACATTTTTGA
- a CDS encoding M23 family metallopeptidase yields MRLLVCLLGSFLSLSGIEGYNGKSLVLPLSSASGTLLMNERNISVLPHPINPAQGFAIIPTDYHSPAQEIDIKWINPLGELNIPIEIRSFDYPTEVLNVESSKVTPPPEALQRIAQEKAEAEKIYNTLTPTRYWNKPFIHPMESNITSLYGSARTYNGVLKSYHGGVDFRARTPLPILASNDGIVVLVKDRYYAGGTVIIDHGEGIYSCYFHMSRFDVKVGDGVKRGQSIGLTGATGRITGPHLHFGLMVLGLQSDPLDLITQINALFPKEIDETLTLR; encoded by the coding sequence ATGCGTCTTTTGGTCTGCTTATTGGGTAGTTTTCTTTCATTATCGGGAATTGAGGGGTACAATGGAAAAAGTCTCGTCCTCCCCCTCTCTTCCGCTTCAGGAACACTCCTAATGAATGAACGAAACATCAGCGTTCTTCCGCATCCCATTAATCCCGCTCAAGGGTTTGCTATTATTCCTACCGATTATCACTCACCGGCGCAAGAGATTGACATAAAATGGATTAATCCTCTGGGAGAGTTGAATATACCTATTGAGATCCGTTCCTTTGATTACCCTACTGAAGTTTTAAATGTCGAGAGTTCCAAAGTAACACCTCCCCCCGAAGCATTGCAGCGAATTGCACAGGAGAAAGCCGAAGCCGAAAAAATCTATAACACCCTTACCCCAACTCGTTATTGGAACAAACCCTTTATTCATCCAATGGAGAGCAATATCACGAGTCTTTACGGCTCCGCACGCACCTATAACGGTGTTTTAAAAAGCTATCACGGCGGAGTCGATTTTCGTGCCCGGACTCCCCTTCCCATACTCGCTAGCAATGATGGTATCGTTGTTCTGGTCAAAGATCGTTATTACGCCGGAGGTACCGTCATCATCGATCACGGGGAGGGGATTTACAGCTGCTATTTTCACATGAGCCGATTTGATGTCAAAGTAGGTGATGGTGTCAAACGGGGTCAAAGTATCGGGCTCACAGGTGCAACCGGACGTATCACCGGACCTCATCTGCATTTTGGGCTCATGGTTTTAGGGCTCCAGAGCGATCCGCTCGATCTGATTACACAAATCAATGCACTTTTTCCAAAGGAAATCGATGAAACACTTACTCTTCGCTAG
- a CDS encoding outer membrane protein OmpK has product MKHLLFASLLLGSGLNAFSTTNIQYLYGDFEGATFMDTTEGTKQTVTAEHYRTFDYGDLFMFADYAYTHEGLQFTHKKNDLYGEISPRLSLDKIGGFSTSNGILKETYAAFQYNRGDKYHAWLYGAGCDLALPGFSVFGVNLYRKHQNIGDHTYQLSLNYYAPLADRWHFEGFTDWTARDILSQNQLLFDLTQTIGMKEGKLEVGTEWHYYHENSYHTDNDVFQAMLKYTF; this is encoded by the coding sequence ATGAAACACTTACTCTTCGCTAGTCTTCTCTTAGGATCTGGGCTCAATGCCTTTTCGACGACGAACATCCAGTATCTCTATGGTGACTTCGAGGGGGCGACCTTTATGGATACAACCGAAGGGACAAAACAGACCGTTACCGCTGAGCATTACCGGACGTTTGACTACGGTGATCTGTTTATGTTTGCCGATTATGCCTATACTCATGAGGGTCTCCAATTTACCCATAAAAAAAATGACCTCTACGGTGAAATATCTCCGCGACTGAGTTTGGATAAAATCGGTGGATTTTCAACCTCTAACGGAATACTCAAAGAGACTTATGCGGCGTTCCAATACAATCGCGGCGATAAGTATCACGCATGGCTTTACGGAGCAGGATGCGATTTGGCGCTTCCGGGATTTTCAGTATTTGGAGTCAATCTTTATCGAAAGCATCAAAATATCGGTGATCATACCTACCAGCTCTCCCTAAACTATTATGCTCCACTGGCAGATCGATGGCATTTCGAAGGATTTACCGACTGGACGGCACGCGATATTTTGAGTCAAAATCAACTGCTTTTTGACCTCACGCAAACAATAGGAATGAAAGAGGGGAAACTCGAAGTGGGAACCGAATGGCATTATTACCATGAAAACAGTTATCACACTGATAACGATGTGTTTCAGGCAATGCTAAAATATACGTTTTAA
- the rpmI gene encoding 50S ribosomal protein L35 gives MPKMKSVKGAVKRFKVKKNGTLKRGSAFRSHILTKQDAGTRRGQKTPKVVAAVDAKNIKKMIVG, from the coding sequence ATGCCAAAAATGAAATCAGTAAAAGGGGCGGTTAAACGCTTCAAAGTAAAGAAAAACGGCACGCTCAAACGTGGTTCTGCATTCCGTAGTCATATTTTGACTAAACAAGATGCAGGAACTCGTCGCGGGCAAAAAACACCGAAAGTTGTTGCTGCTGTTGATGCTAAAAACATCAAAAAGATGATCGTAGGCTAA
- the rlmN gene encoding 23S rRNA (adenine(2503)-C(2))-methyltransferase RlmN translates to MGKKCILDYTKAELASMVKPSFRAKQIWGWIYHQYATNFDTMANLPKAMREELEREYEIMPLKIARKECSTDGTIKYLFELSDGKTVETVWLKMKDESIDEEGNIEHEARFTVCVSTQVGCKVGCSFCLTAKGGFTRDLSAGEIVAQVLAVKMDNNLAAHRRLNIVYMGMGEPLDNLDNLAKAITIFKDEEGLSISGKRQTVSTSGLSTKIDKLGEMDLGVHIAISLHAVDDELRSELIPMNKAYNIASIIDAVKRFPIDTRKRVMFEYLVIKGKNDDLVSAKKLVKLLHGIKAKVNLIFFNPYEGSDYQRPSRADMVAFQEYLIKHGVLCTIRDSKGLDISAACGQLKEKELSEVV, encoded by the coding sequence ATGGGTAAAAAATGTATTTTGGATTACACCAAAGCGGAACTCGCTTCAATGGTGAAACCCTCGTTTCGTGCTAAACAAATTTGGGGATGGATTTATCATCAGTATGCGACAAATTTTGACACGATGGCAAACCTCCCCAAAGCGATGCGCGAAGAGCTGGAACGCGAATATGAGATCATGCCCCTCAAAATCGCCCGAAAAGAGTGTTCAACGGATGGAACGATCAAATATCTCTTCGAACTGAGTGACGGTAAGACGGTTGAGACGGTGTGGCTCAAGATGAAAGATGAGTCCATCGATGAAGAGGGAAATATCGAGCATGAAGCCCGCTTTACGGTGTGTGTCTCGACACAGGTGGGATGCAAAGTGGGATGTTCGTTTTGTCTCACCGCCAAAGGGGGGTTTACCCGTGATCTGAGCGCGGGGGAAATCGTTGCGCAGGTATTGGCGGTGAAGATGGATAACAATCTTGCCGCACATCGCCGACTTAACATTGTCTATATGGGGATGGGAGAACCACTCGATAATCTTGATAATCTCGCAAAGGCGATTACGATTTTCAAAGATGAAGAGGGATTGTCTATTTCAGGCAAACGTCAAACCGTATCGACTAGCGGGCTAAGTACGAAGATCGATAAGCTGGGTGAGATGGATTTGGGGGTTCATATCGCTATTTCACTTCATGCGGTGGATGATGAATTGCGCAGTGAACTGATTCCGATGAACAAAGCGTATAACATCGCTTCGATCATTGATGCGGTGAAACGGTTTCCGATCGATACCCGTAAACGGGTAATGTTTGAGTATCTCGTCATCAAAGGAAAAAATGATGATTTGGTCTCGGCAAAAAAATTGGTGAAACTCCTTCATGGGATCAAGGCAAAAGTGAACCTGATCTTTTTTAATCCGTATGAGGGATCTGATTATCAGCGCCCGAGCCGTGCCGATATGGTCGCTTTTCAAGAGTATCTGATTAAACATGGAGTACTCTGCACCATCCGTGATTCCAAAGGGTTAGACATCAGTGCGGCGTGCGGTCAGCTAAAAGAAAAAGAATTAAGTGAGGTTGTGTAA
- the hisF gene encoding imidazole glycerol phosphate synthase subunit HisF, which yields MDNFFAKRIIPCLDVKDGRVVKGVNFVGLKDAGDPVEVAKRYNEEGADEITFLDITASHEERDTIVHIVEQVAKEVFIPLTVGGGIRVLDDIYKLLAVGCDKVSINSAAIKRPEFINEGSKRFGSQCIVVAIDVKKTGDQYNVYLNGGRVDTGINALEWAKEVVDRGAGEILLTSMDADGTKAGFDLSITEQISRAVNVPVIASGGAGTMEHIKEAFEHGADAALAASIFHYKEIDIMDLKRYLSANGIPVRL from the coding sequence ATGGATAATTTTTTTGCAAAACGGATCATTCCTTGTTTGGATGTTAAAGATGGCCGTGTTGTCAAAGGTGTTAATTTTGTCGGGCTCAAAGATGCGGGAGACCCCGTCGAAGTGGCAAAACGGTACAACGAAGAGGGGGCGGATGAGATAACTTTTCTCGATATTACCGCTTCACACGAAGAGCGTGATACGATTGTTCATATCGTCGAACAGGTCGCGAAAGAGGTATTTATCCCCCTTACCGTCGGCGGTGGAATACGGGTTCTGGATGATATTTACAAACTTCTTGCCGTCGGGTGTGACAAAGTGAGTATCAACTCTGCGGCGATCAAACGCCCTGAGTTTATCAATGAAGGCTCAAAACGGTTCGGAAGTCAGTGTATCGTAGTGGCTATCGATGTGAAAAAAACGGGCGATCAATACAACGTTTATCTCAATGGCGGGCGAGTCGATACAGGGATTAATGCACTGGAGTGGGCAAAAGAGGTCGTAGATCGCGGAGCGGGGGAGATTCTCCTCACCTCGATGGACGCTGATGGAACCAAAGCGGGATTTGATCTCTCCATCACCGAACAAATCAGCCGCGCTGTGAATGTTCCCGTCATCGCCAGCGGCGGTGCGGGGACGATGGAACATATCAAAGAGGCGTTTGAACACGGTGCCGATGCGGCATTGGCGGCGAGTATTTTCCATTACAAAGAGATCGACATTATGGATCTCAAACGCTATCTATCGGCTAACGGGATTCCGGTACGCTTATGA
- a CDS encoding ribonuclease J, producing the protein MSDEQTESPAQPQGENRQRRSNRRPFRSRNANRPEGSEAATAERPSAEPREDNRPPRQDNRPPRTDNRPPRHDNRPPRTDNRPPRQDNRPPRTDRVEGSENATDAEPNRSGRDRGRGGRRGAPSAPIDGNLRDFVMKNQDAHKNRLNPHFKLDLNNNDKVRITPLGGLGEIGGNITVIETENEAIVIDIGMSFPDEEMHGVDILVPDFTYLREIRKKIVAVIITHAHEDHIGGVPYLFKEMQFPIYGTPLPLAMIGNKFDEHHMRDFRRYFNPIVKRQVYRIGNDFDIEWMHMTHSIIDSSSLAITTKAGTIIHTGDFKIDHTPVDGYTADLHRLAHYGEKGVLCLLSDSTNSYNKEWTPSELTVAPGFDRIFSKSEGRIIMSTFSSNIHRVYQAILAGIKYNRKVCVIGRSMERNLEVCMQYDYIKIPKNIFIDAEEANRMSDKDVLIVTTGSQGEPSSALFRMAIGEHRHIKIKPTDLIVLSARAIPGNEGSISGMLNYLQRAGARVANDRDIHVSGHASMEEQKLMLRLTNPKFFLPVHGEYNHIMKHKDTAITCGVPERNILLMSDGDCIEVNTKMMRKAKTVKTGKTYIDNQNNHQIEDDIVIDRQKMASEGMVMLVAQVSAAESRLLSKPLVTSFGIVADRHDKAFAQEMEDVLEHFLINLKPGLIENPKALENDLRQVVRKHIYRKMKKYPLIVPHVFVM; encoded by the coding sequence ATGTCCGATGAACAAACAGAATCACCAGCACAACCCCAAGGGGAAAATCGCCAACGCCGCAGCAACCGCCGCCCTTTCCGTAGCCGAAATGCCAACCGTCCAGAAGGCTCAGAAGCAGCAACAGCTGAGCGTCCAAGCGCTGAACCTCGCGAAGACAATCGCCCACCGCGTCAAGACAACCGTCCGCCACGTACCGATAACAGACCTCCGCGTCATGATAATCGCCCACCGCGTACCGACAACCGTCCTCCACGCCAAGACAACCGCCCACCGCGCACGGATCGTGTAGAGGGATCAGAAAATGCGACCGATGCCGAACCAAATCGTTCAGGTCGCGACCGAGGACGTGGCGGACGCCGTGGGGCACCAAGTGCGCCGATAGATGGAAACTTACGTGATTTTGTTATGAAAAACCAAGACGCTCATAAAAATCGTCTCAATCCTCATTTCAAACTCGATCTTAATAACAACGATAAAGTCCGTATTACCCCTCTCGGAGGACTCGGAGAAATCGGTGGAAACATCACGGTCATCGAAACCGAAAATGAAGCAATCGTCATCGATATCGGAATGAGCTTCCCAGATGAAGAGATGCACGGTGTTGATATTCTTGTCCCTGATTTTACCTATTTACGTGAAATTCGTAAAAAAATCGTAGCCGTTATCATTACCCATGCTCACGAAGACCACATCGGAGGGGTACCGTACCTTTTCAAAGAGATGCAATTCCCGATTTACGGGACACCGCTTCCTTTAGCAATGATCGGTAATAAATTCGACGAGCATCACATGCGTGATTTCCGCCGTTATTTCAATCCGATCGTAAAACGTCAAGTGTACCGCATCGGAAACGATTTCGATATCGAATGGATGCACATGACCCACTCAATCATCGATTCTTCATCATTGGCGATCACGACCAAAGCGGGTACCATCATCCATACGGGTGACTTTAAAATCGACCATACTCCGGTAGATGGCTATACTGCTGATTTGCACCGTCTTGCCCATTATGGAGAAAAAGGGGTTCTATGTCTTCTCTCAGATTCGACTAACTCGTACAATAAAGAGTGGACACCGAGTGAGCTTACCGTAGCGCCTGGGTTTGATCGTATTTTCTCAAAATCTGAAGGTCGTATCATTATGTCGACCTTTAGCTCAAACATTCACCGCGTGTACCAAGCTATTTTAGCCGGTATTAAATACAACCGTAAAGTGTGTGTTATCGGTCGCTCCATGGAGCGTAACCTCGAAGTGTGTATGCAATACGATTACATCAAAATTCCAAAAAATATCTTCATCGATGCCGAAGAGGCAAACCGCATGAGCGATAAAGATGTTCTTATCGTTACCACAGGAAGTCAGGGAGAACCAAGCTCAGCCCTTTTCCGTATGGCAATCGGTGAACACCGCCACATCAAAATCAAACCGACCGATTTGATCGTCCTCTCTGCCCGTGCGATTCCGGGGAATGAGGGTTCTATTTCAGGAATGCTCAACTATCTCCAACGTGCCGGAGCTCGTGTCGCCAATGACCGCGATATCCACGTTTCAGGACATGCGAGTATGGAAGAGCAGAAATTAATGCTTCGCCTTACCAACCCTAAATTCTTCCTCCCTGTTCACGGTGAATATAATCACATTATGAAGCACAAAGATACCGCAATCACCTGTGGCGTTCCTGAGCGTAATATCCTCCTTATGAGTGATGGCGACTGCATCGAAGTGAACACCAAAATGATGCGTAAAGCCAAAACGGTTAAAACCGGTAAAACGTATATTGATAACCAGAATAACCACCAAATCGAAGACGATATTGTTATCGATCGCCAAAAAATGGCAAGTGAAGGGATGGTTATGCTGGTGGCGCAAGTCAGCGCCGCAGAATCACGCCTCCTTTCCAAACCGCTTGTCACCAGCTTTGGTATCGTAGCCGATCGTCACGATAAAGCATTCGCCCAAGAGATGGAAGATGTATTAGAACACTTTCTCATTAACCTCAAACCGGGTCTTATCGAGAACCCTAAAGCGTTGGAAAATGATTTACGCCAAGTTGTGCGCAAACACATCTATCGCAAAATGAAAAAATACCCGCTTATCGTTCCACACGTTTTCGTAATGTAA
- the rsmA gene encoding 16S rRNA (adenine(1518)-N(6)/adenine(1519)-N(6))-dimethyltransferase RsmA — MQKDRAAIAKKKFGQNFLKDEAVLAQIIQSMPDTPHRIAEIGPGLGDLTKYLVDVKSVTAFEVDTDLCKHLKHQFADAISTNTLELRCGDVLEHWKSELLDEPYDLVANLPYYIATNIILKALADPACRNLLVMIQREVAEKFSASPGERAFGALSVITQSVAEAEIVLSVPPSAFEPAPKVDSSVLLISKRSNRNDEGFEEFLRAAFTQPRKTLHKNLSSRYDGVLLVQAFETLELERSIRPHQLDTSDFHRLYALIK, encoded by the coding sequence ATGCAAAAAGACCGTGCCGCTATCGCCAAGAAAAAATTTGGCCAGAACTTTTTAAAAGATGAAGCTGTTTTAGCACAAATCATCCAATCGATGCCCGATACACCTCATCGTATCGCAGAAATCGGGCCTGGATTAGGTGATTTAACTAAGTATTTAGTTGATGTCAAAAGTGTTACTGCTTTTGAGGTCGATACCGACTTGTGCAAGCATTTGAAGCACCAATTTGCCGATGCTATCAGTACCAATACTCTTGAACTCCGTTGCGGAGATGTGTTAGAGCATTGGAAGAGTGAGCTTTTGGATGAACCGTACGATTTAGTGGCAAATTTGCCCTATTACATCGCGACCAACATCATCCTAAAAGCCCTCGCCGATCCGGCGTGCCGAAACTTGCTTGTCATGATACAGCGTGAAGTAGCAGAGAAATTTTCTGCCTCACCTGGAGAGAGAGCTTTTGGAGCGCTCAGCGTAATTACGCAGAGTGTGGCTGAGGCGGAGATCGTGTTAAGCGTCCCCCCCAGCGCATTCGAGCCAGCTCCCAAAGTCGATTCATCCGTACTGCTCATTTCTAAACGGTCGAATCGTAATGATGAAGGGTTTGAAGAATTTTTACGAGCGGCCTTTACACAGCCCCGTAAAACCCTCCACAAAAATCTCTCCTCACGCTATGATGGTGTTCTTCTCGTTCAAGCCTTTGAAACGCTTGAACTGGAACGCTCCATCCGACCTCATCAGCTTGACACCTCTGACTTTCACCGGCTCTACGCCCTTATAAAATAA